The following are encoded together in the Pectobacterium wasabiae CFBP 3304 genome:
- a CDS encoding DEAD/DEAH box helicase: MSFTLRPYQREAVSATLDYFRHHTQPAVIVLPTGAGKSLVIAELARLARGRVLVLAHVKELVAQNHAKYCAWDLAADIFAAGLQQRESQGKVVFGSVQSVARNLDQFDNAFSLLIIDECHRISDADNSQYQQIIQHLQKTNPRLRLLGLTATPYRLGKGWIYQYHYHGMMRGDERCLFRDCIYELPLRYMIKHGFLVPPDRLDMPVVQYDFSKLVARSNGLFSEADLNLELKRQQRITPHIISQVIDYAQTRRGVMIFASTVEHAKEIAALLPAGQAALVSADTPPAERDALIDAFKQQSLRYLVNVAVLTTGFDAPHVDLIAILRPTESVSLYQQIVGRGLRLYPGKTDCLILDYAGNPHDLYTPEVGNSKPHAGSQPVQVFCPECGFANLFWGKTTPDGDIIEHYGRRCQGWEMAENGQRQQCDFRFRFKVCPHCGAENDIAARRCHQCNEVLVDPDDMLKAALKLKDALVLRCSGMSFEQGQDAKGEWLKITYHDEEGAEVSERFRLHSTAQRHVFLQQFLRVHQRAPGTPFNWQNAADVIAQQILLRAPDFVVARKNGKFWQIREKLFDYQGRFRRANEIRG, from the coding sequence ATGTCATTCACACTACGGCCTTACCAACGTGAGGCAGTTTCCGCCACGCTCGACTATTTTCGCCATCATACCCAACCGGCCGTCATCGTTTTGCCTACTGGCGCAGGGAAAAGTCTGGTCATCGCCGAACTGGCACGGCTAGCACGCGGCCGTGTGCTAGTGCTCGCACACGTCAAGGAACTGGTGGCGCAAAATCATGCCAAATACTGCGCCTGGGATTTGGCAGCGGATATCTTCGCTGCGGGGCTGCAACAGCGCGAAAGTCAGGGAAAAGTGGTTTTTGGCAGCGTACAGTCCGTTGCACGTAATCTCGACCAGTTTGATAACGCATTCTCTCTGTTGATCATTGATGAATGTCACCGCATCAGCGATGCCGATAACAGCCAATATCAACAAATCATCCAGCATCTGCAAAAAACTAACCCACGGCTAAGGCTACTCGGCCTAACGGCGACGCCCTATCGCCTTGGCAAAGGCTGGATCTATCAGTATCACTATCACGGCATGATGCGCGGCGACGAGCGTTGTTTGTTCCGCGACTGCATCTATGAGTTACCGCTACGCTATATGATCAAGCATGGCTTTCTGGTACCGCCTGATCGGCTGGATATGCCGGTGGTGCAATATGATTTCAGCAAACTTGTTGCCCGCAGCAACGGGCTATTCAGCGAAGCTGACCTGAATCTCGAACTCAAACGCCAGCAGCGCATTACGCCGCACATCATTAGCCAGGTCATCGATTATGCGCAAACACGGCGCGGCGTGATGATTTTTGCCTCCACCGTCGAACATGCTAAAGAGATTGCAGCTCTGTTACCCGCGGGTCAAGCGGCGCTGGTCAGTGCCGATACGCCACCTGCCGAGCGTGATGCGTTGATTGACGCCTTTAAGCAGCAGTCGTTGCGCTATCTGGTCAACGTGGCAGTACTGACCACAGGTTTTGATGCTCCGCATGTCGACCTTATTGCCATTCTCCGCCCGACAGAGTCAGTCAGCCTGTATCAGCAAATCGTCGGGCGCGGTTTGCGTTTATATCCGGGGAAAACGGACTGCCTGATACTAGATTACGCAGGCAACCCGCACGATCTCTATACGCCAGAAGTCGGCAACAGCAAGCCGCATGCTGGCAGCCAGCCGGTGCAAGTCTTCTGTCCTGAATGCGGTTTTGCCAATCTGTTCTGGGGAAAAACCACTCCCGATGGCGATATCATCGAACACTATGGCCGGCGCTGTCAGGGCTGGGAAATGGCAGAAAATGGGCAACGTCAGCAGTGTGATTTTCGATTTCGGTTTAAAGTCTGCCCACACTGCGGTGCGGAAAACGATATTGCCGCACGGCGCTGCCACCAATGTAATGAAGTATTAGTTGACCCCGATGACATGCTAAAAGCAGCGCTAAAGTTGAAAGATGCGTTGGTTTTACGCTGTAGCGGCATGAGCTTCGAGCAGGGACAGGACGCTAAAGGAGAATGGCTGAAAATCACCTATCATGATGAAGAAGGTGCCGAAGTGAGCGAACGTTTTCGCCTACACTCCACCGCGCAGCGCCACGTGTTTCTGCAACAATTTTTACGTGTTCATCAACGCGCGCCGGGAACGCCGTTTAACTGGCAGAATGCCGCCGATGTCATCGCACAGCAGATATTATTACGCGCCCCTGATTTTGTCGTCGCCCGTAAAAACGGGAAATTCTGGCAAATACGCGAAAAGCTCTTTGATTATCAGGGCCGCTTTCGCCGCGCCAACGAGATCCGCGGCTAA
- a CDS encoding YecH family metal-binding protein has translation MSSIHGHEVLQMMLASGESFTTEQLITTIETRFGSAARFHTCSAENMTASMLVQFLSERGKFIPQDAGFTTSASKICQH, from the coding sequence ATGTCATCTATTCACGGTCATGAAGTTTTGCAAATGATGCTCGCGTCTGGTGAATCATTTACCACCGAGCAGTTAATTACCACCATAGAAACCCGTTTCGGCAGCGCAGCGCGTTTCCATACCTGTTCCGCCGAAAACATGACGGCTTCAATGCTGGTGCAATTTCTGTCTGAACGCGGAAAGTTTATCCCGCAGGATGCAGGGTTCACCACCAGCGCCAGTAAAATCTGCCAGCACTAG